GTTGACAAGGCTTCTTGGTACGCATGCCTGGTCTAACGAGAATCAATGTTGGTTTGAGGACTATATCGAGCACAAAGTCTCTGGTATATGGATCCCCCGCATGCCACGACGTCGGTAGCACCGAGATGGGTCCTGGCAAATGATACGGTCTGAGAATGTTGAGAGAGAGCTGTATAGAGAACAAGCTCTAGTACCACACGCACGGGCATACTACTACACCTGCTCGACCCCCCGAGATTGAAATTGGTGATGAGAGCCCGGGTCTTGATGATTATACAACTTAACTTGACCTCATAAAATCAAATCTGACAGTTGACAACTGCCCCTCATTATAACACAAGTAGGATGCTGAGCTTCAACACGCCACGTCCTTGTTCGGACAGTCATGATGGATATACATAGTAATTCATAAGCGTAGGCCCCTGTCCACTAGCCTAGTTTGTCGATCGCCTCATGGCTCGCGGTCCAAGCTCCAATCCACATTCAGCCCCTCATCTCGACCAATACATGGTAAATAGCTCCAGGAACGTCgtatgttgatgatattggGTTCCTGGCCAAACCCCGTCATAAAACTTTCCCCTTTCCTAGTAAAGCCTGTATCCTCCCTAGATTCACAATATCACGTTTCGCGGAGCGTAAAGCTATTGGGCCTACGCCAAGCGACTGTCCACATACCAACAGTTTATCACTGTCGTAGTGTACCCAGGCAAGCAAGCCATCTCGCTGGAACAAAATCCATCTTTCACTTCACAGccattatatataccctattTAACTTGAGTCCATCAAAGGTGATTCCATGATATAAATATCGTCAATTCGCCTCGTTCGAGTCGAGAACTACATATGTACCTGGAGAAGATAAGCAACCCATTAGCATGCCAGACGATGAGTCCGGCTTTCATTGATGTTCCCAGTCAGCTCTTTAAACACCAATCTCCCTGGAAACGGAAACCATACGCCTGTTCTCTCCCGCATCTTAAGCTCGACAGAAGCCATAGGAATGCTAGTAGCGTAATGTCCCCGCCTATCCCGCACTCCGGGATTTCTTTTCAATCCAAAGTGACCACACTGCTTCGCTAAGCAGCTTCACGACACCAACCCGGGTCGCATTGTGAACCCCTTCGTTCCCGTGTCATACAATGCTTCAAATCCCAATTGAGTAAAGCCCAACCCGAACCCTGAGCTCGTGTAAGGTCTAATCGCCCAAAACTCGATAAAGCACAGTATATGCCAGACCAAGATATATAAACCGTAAATTCAACTCCATGTCGATTGTACTCTTTTCGGAAGGGGGTTGCCCTGAGCTGCAGATAATCAAGTGCATCTCCAGAGATCGTGAGCCGGCGAAGGGACTGGCACAAGAGAAATGCTCGTTCGTAGCCGTGGATACTATACCCGATGAAGGCTCCGAGTATAGGTGTCGCGTGAAcaaaaataaataaataaagcaAGGATCGTATAAAATCGATGTCGTCCTGAGCCCCGTGCCCCAAACTCCCAAAAAAATGCTCTCGACGCCAGCCAACAGTTCCGTGCCGTTAACATCGTGCTTGTAAATTCAAATGAGCAGTGATTCGATATCAAAGAATGCCCGAGTCCTTAAGTGCGTTATTCAAGATAGTCTCTTTGACTGCTGCGAAAACGAGTCGAATGTTCGACGTATCTGTTGCTTGCGTCAAGCTATGTTATGTTAGAAACCTGTAGGAGCCATTGTCGACACTAAATAAAACTTACTGGGGATACAGGTTTAGATGCGCCCGATTGACCTGATTGAATCGCCAGAGTAGATACTTGGCTGCTTTATTGACATCGTTACCACCCGAGTAATCGGGAAAGTAATTGCTCCAGCGAGACCTGCTCAGCTTTTAGCTTGAAAATGTCANNNNNNNNNNNNNNNNNNNNNNNNNNNNNNNNNNNNNNNNNNNNNNNNNNNNNNNNNNNNNNNNNNNNNNNNNNNNNNNNNNNNNNNNNNNNNNNNNNNNNNNNNNNNNNNNNNNNNNNNNNNNNNNNNNNNNNNNNNNNNNNNNNNNNNNNNNNNNNNNNNNNNNNNNNNNNNNNNNNNNNNNNNNNNNNNNNNNNNNNNNNNNNNNNNNNNNNNNNNNNNNNNNNNNNNNNNNNNNNNNNNNNNNNNNNNNNNNNNNNNNNNNNNNNNNNNNNNNNNNNNNNNNNNNNNNNNNNNNNNNNNNNNNNNNNNNNNNNNNNNNNNNNNNNNNNNNNNNNNNNNNNNNNNNNNNNNNNNNNNNNNNNNNNNNNNNNNNNNNNNNNNNNNNNNNNNNNTGTTCTTACTGAATGCTTAGTTGCCCCATTTGGAATCTCGTCTCATAGATACCTGTTGTCTTCGTTCGCGCTCGGAGTACATCCATTTCGTTCGGTAAATAGTCTGATGATACTATTCGCATCGCTTCCTGAAAGAAACTAGAACAAGGGAAGTCAACAACAATCCGCGCTCGATATTAAATGCTTCAACATACTATTCGGCGGAATCCATGAGGTAGAACTCTGTCTGATGCTCCATGAGAAGATCCTTCGCTGGATCGTTCCACAGAGCTTGTACCGCTGCGCCCACTTTCGGATCGATTTGCGCTTGAGGACCAGACTCGGCTTGGTATTCTAATAGGAACTCCGCATGTGCCTTGTTCTCCTCGTTTTGGGGCTCGATGTCGAATTGTTGCATGGCCATAATAACGGCCTTGGCGCACTCCACAAGGTTTTTAAAGACAGTTGGCCGGTAATTGAACAGCTCATCTTCCGAGTATCCTTTGAGATGGATAATTTTCATCTGTTTGACAATCGTCGACTTGCCACTCTCGCCAGAACCTGCCAAAGTTGTTAACTATCCGAGCTTGAGTTCAGCGCTTCGCCTGTCGCCTCGACACCCTTACCTAGCAGCAAAATCTTGCATTCTTTCCGTAATCGTTTTGAGTCTTCCTCCAGAATTTTATCGATAGCCtgactcttcttcttctgatCCGCCTCCTCATTACTCGAGCTCATGCATGCGCCCATTTTGGCGGATCACAAAATGACCTGAAAAGACGGCCCTTCGATAAAAGGAAGTGATCGGTGTGCTGAGCACAGGTTCACTTCGGTATTTATGATGTTGCTTATCTCCAGACGTGCATGACGGTCGCAACGGTTTGCGAAGTAAGCGGTGTCGTATAATGTGGAGATAATGGGGAGGTAGACAGTCGTGAGGGTTTTTGTAGCTGGAATTTCGATATGCTGGCTCGGTTCGGATTGAAAGATTGAGGAAGACTGACGAATAGATGCGATAAAAAGTTGGTGAAGTAAAAGGTAATCGGGCACGTCAAGGATGAACGGAGAGATCGGGGAGATCGGATCGTTACGGGCGAGGAGGCGCGGACAAGACTCGAACCCTCGAAAAAGAGTCCTCGAGGCGTTTTCTTGGGGACAGGCGAGCGAATTTGAAAAGTACTAAAAGATGAAGTCGGGCGAGATATGCCTGAGCAGCGTCGAGGCTGAAAGCTGGAAGGAGAATGTTTGGCGGTGGGTAGACAAGAGAAAGAGATGGATGGACGGGCCTTGTCGCTCCAGATTGTCGGCCGTAACCAGCTACTGTATGGTGCTGGGGGAGCTTCGTGGAGGCAGGGCGCGTGGGCGAGACTAAAGAGTACAAAGGCACTAAGGAGCctcgacgatgacgagaCAAAGTCGGCGGAGGGCTGTGCCAATTGGTGAGAGAGCCGACAGTGGAGAAGGAGTGAAGACAGGGGTGTGCGAGCCAACGCGAACCAGTGAGCAGGCGAGTGAAGACGAGAGATTTTGAAGGGAGCCTAGCTAGGTAGTACTTCTGAGCCTTGAGGGCTTGGGGGGTTGAAGCTGGTGGTATGGCCAGGTTGAAGGGGCGTCTGCAGCCAGTAACTTCCTAACAATGTTCTAACGGGAACGAGGGGTGCAAACCAGAGTGCCTACAACCGGATATCGTTGGTTACAAAGAGACTCGACCGTTCGTGGAAGAGTCGCTTTAGGGAGTTTTGCAACGATCTCGGCAGAGTAGCGCAAGCGGAAGTAATGTCAAATAGCGAAACCTTGTCGTGTTTGACTCTAAAGTGAAACGTGGTGATGAACGCCATCAGCCAAAGTTGGAGGCGATATCgactgaactgaactgaactgaatTGAGCTGGTGCAGGGTTAAATTGCACTGAGCACCTACGGAATAAGGCATGGTCGAGTAAACATTCATAAGTAGGGAAAGTACCTATCAATCGGTACCAACCGTGCCACCGCCTGCTTTCTTTGCAAAATCGATTCAACCGTCACATCCACATCCAATCCAATTCAAGCAGGAGGCAGGGACCGCCGCAGACCTTTCAGCTGCTGGCAAGGACCAAGGGGTTCACCTCAGCGCTATTCTCCGCCGAGATCAAAAAACAAATTCACATTCATATCCACATGATAATACTGCCGTCCATTTCAATAACCTCACCAGCAATACCCTCCATGGATTATAGAGCATCTTCAAAAACACAATTCCACAGACTACACACTTGCTTACCTACTGGGTACTAAGTTTGACATACGTAGTGAGATGTCCTGATACATAAGGGACGTCCGACTGCCAACGACTTCAGCACCATGAAAAGTTGAGCTGAAGGAACGCCGCTTCTGATCTGTCTGGCTTCAAGTCTCTGCTCGTGCAACATATCTATATGACAATGCGGAAATCTCCATCTTATTATTCCTTTCAGAGTGGTGGTCCTTGAGAAGTACGCATTTTTCTATCTTTCAAAAGCAGTGTGAACCGATACAAGTCTCGGGCAAAAACACCGTGGCCATCGCCAGTGGGCTTTTCGCATCTGTCGTTCCCCCGCTGGTGTATTATTAGCCAGCACAGGTACCATACCATTGACCAGACTATCGGGACCTTCTTGAGACTTGAGCACTGGTTCTGGCTCTGGTTTATCAATAAGTTCCAGATCATGCCATTCAAATGACCTTCCAAGGTCGTTAGGTATGTTACATAGCAGAGCAAGACTCGCTGACATCCCATTGTTGAGGACATTGACTACAGATGCTGCTTGTTTGGCCACCTTATTTGCAATTATCACTGCAAGAGCTCCGTGCAAATTTATGATCCCCCAACTACTAGGTAATTAGGAGTCTCGACCAGGTCAAACCTTGTGCCGCGGAGAATGGCCAACTCGATGTGAGACTAAATTGAAATATCTGGTTTCATCTCATCACAATTGATATAAGAGCGGCTCAAAGTGAATCTATCAGTAGAGCCCTCTGTCGTCCCTCGTTATTTTTACCTACTCATCTGTTTTCAGGGTGGACATTGCAGCTCTGTCCGTATCCCGGTTCAAATTGCGCTTAACACAGGCTCTGGCGGTATTGGTCACCAATCTATTTCCGAACAAGGGTAAGTCGACCATGGATTGACGCTCCTGCACTTCCTGCAGAATCCGTAGGGGACTGATCAACGTGCCAAAAGCATATTCTAATTGGCCAATGTTTCAAACTTCATTCGCGGCGGCTTGGCGAGATCTCTGCTGGCCATAAAGCTTGTGCTAGGTCCTGTCCAGTACTCGATAGTGGCTATAAGAGCTTATTAGAAATGCCATGAAGACTCGACGCCTCGAGTCCTTGACGAAAACTGCACACTCGATGCATGTCGACATTTAATCTTCTTCGAGATCAAGATGGGACGGCGGACCCAGTGGAGAGAGTGTCTTGCCGCCCGCATATGCCAGCCCTCTCAGCCCCTCTATAGCCTGGCCGCCTGGCTTGGATGGACTTTACCTAACTCCCTGACGTCTCCCTCTACTGGCCCCTGTAGGGGACTCACCTCCCCATGTTTCCCGAGCTGTCTTAGCTAATGACGGCTCACCCAATCTGGGTCCCAAGACTCTTCGCTGAGGGCGCTGCTCGTAGCGTCGTGAGATCTAATAAGGTTGGGTGGATTTATCCGCATTCCTCAAATAATTCTAGACAATCGCACCGTGCCACGCGATGTCAAAAACAGAATTTGTTTCGTCTCATCAATTTGCAGAATTCatcaaagatgaagaaacaGCCCCATAGACGAAGGCCAAGGGAAATTGAGTTTTCTGGGACCAAACAAAGAGCGTCCGCAACACAAAAGACGAAGCCCGGTCAGTGGAATTTTCTAACAGGGGTCCCTTTGGGATTCCTGGAGATAAAGTGGAGTGCTAATGCAACCCATGTTTACATATTATTGCATATCCCTTTCGGCTTCTCGTACCAAGCTGCATTGGTGTTTGCCTGCAGAAACCCTCGCCGACGCCCCAAACCCTTCCTATCTCCCTCACCGATGCACCAGGCTTCCATATCTGAGGCACACCAATAAGCCTCGCCTTA
This genomic stretch from Fusarium oxysporum f. sp. lycopersici 4287 chromosome 2, whole genome shotgun sequence harbors:
- a CDS encoding guanine nucleotide-binding protein subunit alpha, other (At least one base has a quality score < 10); this encodes MGACMSSSNEEADQKKKSQAIDKILEEDSKRLRKECKILLLGSGESGKSTIVKQMKIIHLKGYSEDELFNYRPTVFKNLVECAKAVIMAMQQFDIEPQNEENKAHAEFLLEYQAESGPQAQIDPKVGAAVQALWNDPAKDLLMEHQTEFYLMDSAEYFFQEAMRIVSSDYLPNEMDVLRARTKTTGIYETRFQMGQLSIHRSRWSNYFPDYSGGNDVNKAAKYLLWRFNQVNRAHLNLYPHLTQATDTSNIRLVFAAVKETILNNALKDSGIL